One genomic segment of Culturomica massiliensis includes these proteins:
- the rplE gene encoding 50S ribosomal protein L5: MKYVPSLKTKYNEEIVPTLMKEFGYKSVMQAPRLEKIVINQGVGSSIQDKKILEFSVNEIAAITGQKPVTCKSVKDVSNFKLRKGMPIGVRVTLRQERMYEFLERLITSALPRIRDFKGINSKLDGRGNYTLGLDEQIIFPEIVLDNVHKIMGMNITFVTSANTDEEGFALLREFGLPFKKN, encoded by the coding sequence ATGAAATACGTACCAAGTTTAAAAACAAAGTATAACGAAGAAATTGTACCGACTTTGATGAAAGAGTTCGGATACAAGTCAGTTATGCAGGCACCCCGGTTGGAGAAGATAGTAATCAATCAGGGCGTAGGTTCCTCGATCCAGGATAAGAAAATCCTTGAATTTTCGGTGAACGAAATTGCAGCGATTACCGGACAGAAACCGGTTACCTGTAAATCAGTGAAAGACGTATCTAATTTTAAATTGCGTAAAGGCATGCCGATCGGCGTTCGGGTTACATTGCGTCAAGAACGTATGTATGAATTCCTGGAAAGACTGATTACTTCAGCTCTGCCGCGTATCCGCGACTTCAAAGGAATCAACAGTAAACTGGACGGAAGAGGCAACTATACATTAGGTCTCGATGAGCAGATCATATTCCCTGAAATTGTGCTCGACAACGTACACAAAATCATGGGTATGAATATAACATTTGTGACTTCGGCTAATACCGACGAAGAAGGTTTTGCTCTTCTGAGAGAATTTGGATTACCATTTAAAAAGAACTAA
- the rplF gene encoding 50S ribosomal protein L6 has product MSRIGKLPIHIPQGVTVAVSPDNTVTVKGPKGELSQKVSTDLTVTVEDNNVHVARHTEDKEHKSMHGLYRALIHNMVVGVSEGYTIKQELVGVGYRANAEGNVLELGLGYSHSIFLQLPEEVKVSAVTEKRANPIITLESCNKQLIGQVAAKIRSFRKPEPYKGKGIRFVGEQVRRKAGKSAKV; this is encoded by the coding sequence ATGTCACGAATAGGAAAATTACCCATTCATATACCACAAGGGGTTACGGTAGCCGTAAGCCCGGATAACACCGTCACAGTAAAGGGCCCGAAAGGAGAACTTTCTCAGAAGGTAAGTACAGACCTTACTGTAACAGTAGAGGATAACAATGTGCATGTAGCACGTCATACTGAAGATAAGGAACATAAATCAATGCATGGATTGTATCGTGCTTTGATTCACAATATGGTAGTAGGTGTTTCTGAAGGTTATACGATTAAACAGGAATTAGTCGGTGTCGGTTACAGAGCAAACGCTGAAGGTAATGTATTGGAATTGGGACTGGGATATTCTCACTCCATTTTCTTACAGTTGCCGGAAGAAGTAAAAGTATCTGCAGTAACAGAGAAACGTGCTAACCCGATTATTACACTGGAAAGTTGTAATAAACAATTAATCGGTCAGGTAGCTGCAAAAATCCGCTCATTCCGTAAGCCGGAACCTTACAAGGGTAAAGGTATCCGCTTCGTAGGTGAACAAGTACGCCGGAAAGCAGGTAAATCAGCTAAAGTTTAA
- a CDS encoding DNA-directed RNA polymerase subunit alpha translates to MAILAFQKPDKVIMLESTDKFGKFEFRPLEPGYGITIGNPLRRILLSSLEGFAITGIKIHGVEHEFATIPGVIEDVTEIILNLKQVRFKRKVEDVEDEKLTVLVSGQETFTAGDINRFLTGFEVLNTDLVICNMDTNVNFQMEITIQKGRGYVPSTENMPIDAEAGFIPIDAIYTPIRNVKYEIENYRVEGKTDYERLLLEIETDGSINPTDALKEAAKILIHHFMLFSDEKITLETEDKYGNEEFDEEVLHMRQLLKTKLVDMDLSVRALNCLKAAEVETLGELVKFNKNDLLKFRNFGKKSLTELEALLENNNLEFGMDVSKYKLDKE, encoded by the coding sequence ATGGCAATATTAGCTTTCCAGAAACCGGACAAAGTAATCATGCTCGAGTCTACAGACAAATTCGGAAAATTCGAATTTCGTCCGCTGGAGCCTGGTTATGGGATCACAATAGGTAATCCGCTACGCAGAATTCTGCTCTCTTCGTTGGAAGGGTTTGCGATTACCGGTATTAAAATTCATGGCGTTGAACATGAGTTTGCTACCATCCCGGGAGTGATCGAGGATGTAACCGAGATTATCCTGAATTTGAAGCAAGTTCGGTTTAAGAGAAAAGTAGAGGATGTGGAGGATGAGAAGCTGACTGTTCTTGTTTCTGGGCAGGAAACTTTTACTGCAGGCGATATCAACCGTTTTCTGACAGGTTTCGAAGTTTTAAATACGGACTTGGTGATCTGTAACATGGATACGAACGTTAATTTCCAAATGGAAATTACAATCCAGAAAGGACGCGGTTATGTGCCCAGTACAGAAAATATGCCGATAGATGCCGAAGCCGGATTTATTCCGATTGATGCAATTTACACCCCGATCAGAAATGTGAAATATGAGATAGAGAACTATCGTGTTGAAGGTAAAACCGACTATGAACGGCTTTTGCTGGAAATTGAAACGGATGGTTCTATTAATCCGACCGATGCTTTGAAGGAAGCAGCGAAAATCCTGATTCACCATTTCATGTTGTTCTCAGATGAAAAGATTACCTTGGAAACTGAAGATAAATATGGAAATGAAGAGTTTGACGAAGAAGTTTTGCATATGCGCCAACTTCTGAAAACCAAGCTTGTGGATATGGATCTTTCCGTACGTGCATTGAATTGCCTGAAAGCTGCCGAGGTTGAAACTTTGGGTGAATTGGTAAAATTCAACAAGAATGATTTGTTGAAATTCCGTAATTTCGGTAAGAAGTCTCTGACCGAGTTGGAAGCCTTGCTCGAAAACAATAACCTTGAGTTCGGTATGGATGTATCTAAGTATAAATTAGACAAGGAATAA
- the rplQ gene encoding 50S ribosomal protein L17, translating into MRHCKKFNHLNRTSAHRKALLSNMAASLILHKRISTTVAKAKALKIYVEPLITKSKNDNMHSRRVVFSYLGQKEAVTELFKEVAPKIVNRPGGYTRVLRTGNRLGDNAETCIIELVDFNATYTEVKQEVKKTATRRRRSSGAKKAAETAEKPVVEEAPKAEEAAAPAVEEAPKAE; encoded by the coding sequence ATGAGACATTGTAAGAAATTTAATCATCTCAATAGAACGAGTGCTCATAGAAAAGCATTACTTTCTAACATGGCTGCTTCTCTGATTCTGCATAAAAGAATTTCTACGACTGTTGCTAAGGCGAAAGCGTTGAAAATCTATGTAGAACCTCTGATTACCAAGAGTAAGAACGATAATATGCATTCTCGCCGTGTAGTTTTCAGCTACCTCGGTCAGAAAGAAGCTGTTACTGAATTATTCAAAGAAGTAGCTCCGAAAATTGTAAATCGTCCCGGCGGATATACCCGTGTTCTGAGAACCGGTAATCGCCTCGGTGATAATGCAGAGACCTGTATCATTGAATTAGTGGATTTCAATGCCACATACACTGAAGTTAAACAGGAAGTGAAGAAGACTGCTACACGTCGTCGTCGTTCTTCCGGTGCCAAGAAAGCTGCTGAAACTGCTGAGAAACCGGTGGTTGAAGAAGCTCCGAAGGCCGAAGAAGCTGCTGCTCCTGCAGTAGAAGAGGCTCCGAAAGCAGAATAA
- the rpmJ gene encoding 50S ribosomal protein L36, producing the protein MKVRASIKKRNDDCKIVRRKGVLYVINKKNPKFKMRQG; encoded by the coding sequence ATGAAGGTAAGAGCGTCCATTAAGAAACGTAATGACGATTGCAAGATTGTAAGAAGAAAAGGCGTTTTGTACGTCATTAACAAAAAGAACCCTAAGTTTAAAATGCGTCAGGGTTGA
- the rplO gene encoding 50S ribosomal protein L15, whose product MDLSNLKPACGSTHHEKRIGRGQGSGKGGTSTRGHKGAKSRSGYKTKIGFEGGQMPLQRRVPKFGFKNINRIEFKAINVSMLQELAERDNLTAIDKDLLVKAGLISKNDLLKVLGDGVLKAKLEVKADAFSQKAKEAIEAAGGSAVVL is encoded by the coding sequence ATGGATTTAAGTAACTTAAAACCGGCCTGCGGATCCACTCATCACGAAAAGAGAATCGGTCGCGGACAAGGTTCCGGAAAAGGAGGTACTTCTACAAGAGGGCATAAAGGTGCCAAATCAAGATCTGGTTACAAAACCAAGATCGGTTTTGAAGGTGGTCAGATGCCTTTGCAGAGAAGAGTACCGAAATTCGGTTTTAAAAATATAAATAGGATTGAATTCAAAGCCATTAATGTCAGCATGCTTCAGGAATTGGCAGAAAGAGATAATCTGACTGCTATCGATAAGGATCTGCTGGTTAAGGCTGGATTGATATCCAAAAATGATTTGTTGAAGGTCCTGGGTGACGGGGTGCTGAAAGCTAAACTGGAAGTAAAAGCAGATGCTTTTTCTCAGAAAGCGAAAGAAGCCATTGAAGCAGCAGGCGGATCAGCAGTCGTTTTGTAA
- the secY gene encoding preprotein translocase subunit SecY, which yields MKLFDTLKNIWKIEELRTRILMTLGLIAVYRLGTEVVLPGIDPAGLAALKAQTSTGVLGLLDMFSGGAFSNASVFALGIMPYISASIVVQLLGIAVPYFQRMQREGESGRRKINQITRYLTLIILVLQGSAYLTNLHAQIPEWAFVMKGAFFTISSVLILAAGSMFVLWLGEKITDKGIGNGVSIIIMIGIIARLPFAFVAEGSSRVTQQGGGMVALLVELVVLFLVFCGTIMLVQGTRKVPVQYAKRVVGNKQYGGVRQYIPLKINAAGVMPIIFAQAIMLLPISFVNYAAADSMSGFAAAFSNFTGFWYNFTFFVLIVAFTYFYTAITVNPMQMSEDMKKNGGFIPGVKPGRKTMEFLDTIMSRITLPGSIFLGIVAILPAFAVIAGINNQFAQFYGGTSLLILVGVVLDTLQQIESHLLMRHYDGLMKTGRIKGKTPGGPAAY from the coding sequence ATGAAGTTATTTGATACATTAAAGAACATTTGGAAAATTGAAGAACTGAGAACCCGGATTCTCATGACTTTGGGACTGATCGCTGTATATAGATTGGGTACAGAAGTTGTATTGCCGGGTATCGATCCGGCCGGACTTGCTGCCTTAAAAGCACAGACATCAACCGGGGTGCTCGGCTTGTTGGATATGTTTTCCGGAGGAGCGTTTTCGAATGCTTCTGTATTTGCATTGGGTATTATGCCTTATATCTCTGCTTCTATTGTTGTTCAGTTGTTGGGTATTGCAGTACCTTATTTTCAACGAATGCAACGTGAAGGGGAGAGCGGACGGCGTAAAATCAATCAAATTACTCGTTATCTGACTTTGATTATTCTTGTATTACAAGGTTCAGCGTATCTTACCAACTTACATGCACAAATTCCGGAATGGGCATTTGTGATGAAAGGGGCTTTCTTTACAATTTCTTCTGTTCTTATCCTGGCTGCCGGCTCAATGTTTGTTTTGTGGCTGGGTGAAAAGATTACAGATAAAGGTATTGGAAACGGTGTTTCTATCATCATTATGATCGGTATTATTGCCCGCTTGCCTTTTGCATTTGTTGCTGAAGGTTCTTCCAGAGTAACACAGCAGGGGGGTGGTATGGTCGCTTTATTGGTGGAGTTGGTCGTTTTGTTCCTGGTATTCTGCGGTACGATCATGTTGGTACAAGGTACACGTAAAGTACCTGTACAGTATGCAAAACGTGTTGTCGGAAACAAGCAATACGGAGGTGTACGTCAGTATATTCCGTTGAAGATCAATGCTGCCGGTGTAATGCCCATCATTTTCGCCCAGGCGATTATGTTGTTGCCGATTTCCTTTGTGAACTATGCTGCCGCTGATTCTATGTCTGGGTTTGCTGCTGCATTTTCTAACTTTACCGGATTCTGGTATAATTTTACGTTCTTTGTTTTGATTGTTGCATTTACCTATTTCTATACGGCTATCACTGTTAATCCGATGCAAATGTCCGAGGATATGAAGAAAAACGGTGGTTTCATTCCGGGAGTAAAACCGGGTCGTAAAACGATGGAATTCCTGGATACGATTATGTCCCGGATTACATTACCGGGATCTATCTTCCTGGGCATTGTGGCTATTTTGCCCGCATTTGCTGTAATCGCAGGAATTAATAATCAATTCGCTCAATTCTATGGCGGTACTTCCCTGTTGATTCTGGTAGGTGTCGTATTGGATACTTTGCAACAGATCGAATCGCATTTGTTGATGCGTCATTATGACGGATTGATGAAGACCGGACGGATAAAAGGTAAGACACCAGGAGGTCCTGCTGCTTACTGA
- the eno gene encoding phosphopyruvate hydratase, producing MTHIVEIIGREILDSRGNPTVEVDVVLESGVMGRAAVPSGASTGENEALELRDGDKSRYMGKGVLKAVENINTVISDALLGMDVMDQVAIDRLLIELDGTKTKCNLGANAMLGVSLACAKAAANYLEIPLYRYIGGCNAKVLPVPMMNIINGGSHSDAPIAFQEFMIRPVGACCFKEALRMGAEIFHTLKKVLHDRGLSTAVGDEGGFAPSLAGTEDALDSIVKAIEKAGYKPGKDVMIGLDCAASEFYKEGLYDYTKFEGPQGAKRTSAEQVLYLEELISKYPIDSIEDGMSENDWDGWEMLTAKIGDRCQLVGDDLFVTNVEYLQKGIELGCANSILIKVNQIGTLTETLDAIEMAHRAGYTTVTSHRSGETEDATIADIAVATNSGQIKTGSLSRSDRMAKYNQLLRIEEQLGKNAVFHGRKFSR from the coding sequence ATGACACATATTGTTGAAATTATCGGGAGAGAAATATTGGATTCCCGGGGAAACCCAACCGTTGAGGTAGACGTTGTTTTAGAATCCGGGGTAATGGGACGGGCTGCAGTACCTTCGGGTGCTTCTACCGGTGAAAATGAAGCTTTGGAATTGAGGGATGGGGATAAGTCCCGGTATATGGGAAAAGGAGTTTTAAAAGCCGTTGAAAATATCAATACCGTTATTTCGGATGCCTTGTTGGGGATGGATGTAATGGATCAGGTCGCAATAGACCGGCTTTTGATCGAATTGGACGGTACGAAGACAAAGTGTAATTTGGGAGCTAATGCTATGTTAGGGGTATCTCTGGCTTGTGCAAAAGCTGCAGCAAATTACCTGGAGATTCCTTTGTATCGGTATATCGGAGGCTGTAATGCCAAAGTTTTGCCTGTGCCGATGATGAATATTATCAATGGAGGTTCGCATTCGGATGCTCCGATTGCTTTTCAGGAATTTATGATCCGTCCGGTAGGAGCTTGTTGTTTTAAAGAAGCTTTACGGATGGGGGCAGAAATATTCCATACTTTAAAGAAAGTATTGCATGACCGCGGTTTGAGTACGGCGGTCGGGGATGAAGGCGGATTCGCCCCTTCTCTCGCCGGAACCGAAGATGCTTTGGATTCGATTGTAAAGGCTATAGAGAAGGCCGGCTATAAACCCGGAAAGGATGTGATGATCGGGTTGGACTGTGCTGCTTCGGAGTTTTATAAAGAAGGCCTGTATGATTATACGAAATTTGAGGGGCCGCAAGGAGCAAAACGTACTTCGGCCGAACAGGTACTTTATCTGGAAGAATTGATTTCTAAATATCCGATTGATTCGATAGAGGACGGCATGTCTGAGAATGACTGGGACGGTTGGGAGATGTTGACGGCAAAGATCGGAGACCGTTGCCAGTTGGTAGGAGATGATTTGTTCGTAACGAATGTCGAGTATTTGCAGAAAGGTATTGAATTGGGATGTGCTAATTCCATCCTGATCAAAGTCAACCAAATCGGAACATTGACAGAGACCCTGGACGCTATTGAAATGGCTCACCGTGCTGGTTATACTACTGTAACATCCCATCGTTCGGGAGAAACTGAAGATGCTACGATTGCAGATATAGCTGTCGCGACGAATTCAGGTCAGATCAAGACGGGTTCTCTGAGCCGTTCGGATCGTATGGCTAAATACAATCAGTTGCTTCGGATTGAAGAGCAGTTAGGAAAAAATGCCGTATTCCACGGAAGAAAATTTTCAAGATAA
- the rpsH gene encoding 30S ribosomal protein S8: MTDPIADYLTRLRNAISAGHKVVDVPGSKMKREMTKILKEKGYILNYKFEEDGAKSNIKIALKYNPETKVSAIKSLVRVSKPGLRRYTNVEEMPRVLNGLGIAILSTSMGLMTDKEARQKNVGGEVLCYVY, encoded by the coding sequence ATGACAGATCCAATAGCAGATTATCTTACGCGTTTGAGAAATGCGATAAGTGCCGGTCATAAAGTAGTAGATGTTCCCGGTTCCAAGATGAAACGGGAAATGACCAAAATCCTGAAAGAAAAAGGATATATTTTAAATTACAAGTTCGAAGAAGACGGAGCTAAAAGCAATATCAAGATTGCTCTTAAATATAACCCGGAAACAAAAGTATCAGCGATCAAGTCTTTGGTACGTGTATCTAAACCGGGTTTAAGACGCTACACCAACGTTGAGGAAATGCCTCGTGTATTGAACGGTTTGGGTATAGCCATCTTGTCTACTTCTATGGGATTGATGACTGACAAAGAAGCTCGCCAGAAAAATGTCGGCGGTGAAGTATTGTGTTATGTGTATTAA
- the rpmD gene encoding 50S ribosomal protein L30, giving the protein MAKIKVTLVKSKIGSDKRQVGTLTALGLNKISSSAVHEATPQILGMVAKVAHLVKVEEVK; this is encoded by the coding sequence ATGGCAAAGATTAAGGTTACATTGGTAAAAAGTAAAATCGGTAGCGATAAACGTCAAGTTGGCACTTTAACCGCACTTGGATTGAATAAAATCAGCAGCAGTGCTGTGCATGAAGCTACTCCGCAGATATTGGGAATGGTCGCTAAAGTGGCCCACCTGGTGAAAGTGGAGGAAGTAAAGTAA
- the rpsN gene encoding 30S ribosomal protein S14 — translation MAKESMKAREVKRAKLVEKYAAKRAKLKAEGDYAGLSLLPKNSNPIRLHNRCKLTGRPKGYMRQFGISRIQFREMASAGLIPGVKKASW, via the coding sequence ATGGCAAAAGAATCAATGAAGGCTCGTGAAGTGAAGCGTGCAAAATTGGTAGAAAAGTACGCAGCAAAACGAGCAAAATTAAAAGCGGAAGGTGATTATGCCGGATTGAGTCTTCTCCCGAAGAATTCCAATCCTATCCGTTTGCACAACAGATGCAAGTTGACCGGCAGACCGAAAGGTTACATGAGACAATTTGGTATCAGTAGAATCCAGTTCCGTGAAATGGCTTCTGCAGGTTTGATACCGGGAGTGAAAAAAGCTAGTTGGTAA
- the rplR gene encoding 50S ribosomal protein L18 encodes MALTKEERRLRIKRRIRKIVSGTAERPRMSVFRSNAQISVQLIDDIAGKTILAVSSLSKDIAEKKGTKMEQAANVGAAVAEKAKTAGIVNVVFDRNGYLYHGRVKALADAARNGGLNF; translated from the coding sequence ATGGCTTTAACTAAGGAAGAAAGAAGATTAAGAATAAAAAGGAGAATTCGTAAGATTGTCTCCGGAACAGCTGAAAGACCGCGTATGAGCGTTTTTCGTTCAAATGCGCAGATTTCTGTTCAGCTGATCGACGATATCGCAGGTAAAACTATTTTAGCTGTGTCTTCATTGAGTAAGGATATTGCCGAGAAAAAAGGAACGAAAATGGAACAAGCTGCCAATGTTGGTGCTGCTGTTGCTGAAAAAGCAAAAACTGCCGGAATTGTAAATGTCGTTTTCGATAGAAACGGTTATTTATACCACGGAAGAGTGAAAGCTTTGGCTGATGCTGCCCGTAACGGAGGTCTTAATTTTTAA
- the rpsK gene encoding 30S ribosomal protein S11, translated as MAKKSTSNRKRLVKVEAVGQAHVHSSFNNIIISITNQTGQVISWSSAGKMGFKGSKKNTPYAAQMAATDCAKVAFDLGMRKAKVYVKGPGNGRESAIRAIHASGIEVSEIVDVTPLPHNGCRPPKKRRV; from the coding sequence ATGGCAAAGAAGTCTACATCAAACAGAAAACGGTTAGTTAAAGTAGAAGCCGTTGGACAAGCGCACGTTCATTCGTCTTTTAATAACATCATTATTTCCATCACGAACCAAACAGGACAGGTGATTTCTTGGTCTTCAGCTGGAAAAATGGGTTTTAAAGGTTCGAAGAAAAACACCCCGTATGCCGCACAAATGGCAGCTACCGATTGTGCAAAAGTGGCATTCGATCTCGGAATGAGAAAGGCAAAAGTATATGTTAAAGGACCGGGTAATGGCCGGGAATCAGCTATTCGTGCTATCCACGCAAGTGGTATTGAAGTATCGGAAATTGTTGACGTTACGCCACTGCCGCATAACGGATGTCGTCCTCCGAAAAAACGTAGAGTGTAA
- the infA gene encoding translation initiation factor IF-1 encodes MAKQPSIEQDGVITEALSNAMFRVELENGHIITAHISGKMRMHYIKILPGDRVRVDMSPYDLTKGRITFRYKN; translated from the coding sequence ATGGCAAAACAGCCGTCAATAGAGCAGGATGGAGTAATAACGGAAGCATTGTCGAATGCAATGTTTCGTGTTGAACTAGAAAATGGGCATATTATTACCGCTCATATATCCGGAAAAATGCGGATGCATTATATAAAGATACTCCCCGGGGATCGGGTTCGGGTGGATATGTCTCCGTACGACCTGACAAAAGGAAGGATCACGTTTAGATATAAAAACTAA
- the rpsD gene encoding 30S ribosomal protein S4 — protein MARYTGPKSKIARKFGEPIYGPDKALERRNYPSGQHGLARRRKKISEYGVQLKEKQKAKYTYGLLEKQFRNLFEKAERSGGITGEVLLQLLECRLDNTVYRLGIAPTRAAARQLVSHRHITVNGKVCNIPSASVKPGDIVAVREKSKALEVIADSLRSNRVTKFSWLEWDAVSMSGKLLNVPERSDIPENIKEQLIVELYSK, from the coding sequence ATGGCTAGATATACAGGACCTAAGTCTAAAATAGCAAGAAAATTCGGAGAACCGATTTACGGCCCGGATAAGGCTCTGGAGCGGAGAAACTATCCGTCAGGGCAACATGGTTTAGCTCGCCGCCGGAAGAAAATTTCTGAATACGGTGTTCAGTTAAAAGAAAAACAAAAAGCAAAATATACTTACGGTTTATTGGAAAAACAATTCCGTAATTTATTTGAAAAAGCAGAACGTAGTGGAGGTATTACCGGTGAAGTATTACTTCAATTGCTCGAATGCCGTCTGGACAATACGGTATATCGGTTAGGTATTGCACCGACACGTGCTGCTGCCCGTCAGTTAGTGTCTCACCGTCACATTACAGTGAACGGAAAGGTATGTAATATTCCTTCTGCTTCTGTTAAACCGGGTGATATTGTAGCTGTTCGGGAAAAATCCAAAGCTTTGGAAGTGATTGCTGACTCTTTGAGAAGTAACCGCGTTACCAAATTCTCATGGTTGGAATGGGATGCCGTTTCCATGAGCGGCAAATTACTCAATGTTCCGGAAAGAAGCGATATTCCGGAAAATATCAAAGAACAGTTAATCGTAGAATTGTATTCTAAGTAA
- the map gene encoding type I methionyl aminopeptidase, whose translation MIFLKNAEEIELLRESNLLVGKTLGEMAKHIRPGISTLELDRIAEEFIRDHGAVPGFLGYGGFPNTLCISVNDAVVHGIPAADCFLKEGDVVSIDCGTLMNGYYGDSAYTFEVGEVKEEVRKLLRVTKEALYKGIEKAVAGLRIGDIGYAVQSYCEENGYSVVRELVGHGVGRDMHEEPQVPNYGRRGQGVKLAEGMVIAIEPMINLGKRYVFQDSDGWTVRTRDRMPSAHFEHTVAVGKHGADILSSFEFVEKELSRL comes from the coding sequence ATGATTTTTTTGAAAAACGCAGAAGAAATTGAGCTGCTTCGGGAAAGCAATCTTTTGGTAGGAAAGACTCTGGGCGAGATGGCTAAGCATATTCGTCCGGGGATTTCAACGTTAGAACTCGACCGTATTGCAGAGGAGTTTATCCGGGATCATGGAGCTGTCCCTGGTTTTCTAGGATACGGTGGTTTCCCGAATACGCTTTGTATTTCTGTAAACGACGCGGTCGTTCATGGAATTCCGGCTGCAGATTGTTTCTTAAAAGAGGGAGATGTCGTATCGATAGATTGTGGAACTTTGATGAACGGATACTACGGAGATAGTGCTTATACCTTTGAAGTAGGAGAAGTGAAAGAAGAAGTACGCAAACTTTTACGGGTTACCAAGGAAGCTTTGTATAAGGGAATTGAAAAGGCTGTTGCCGGCCTGCGTATCGGAGATATCGGTTATGCCGTTCAAAGTTATTGTGAAGAAAACGGCTACTCTGTGGTGCGGGAGTTGGTAGGGCATGGCGTCGGACGGGATATGCACGAAGAACCTCAGGTGCCCAATTATGGAAGAAGAGGCCAGGGGGTGAAGTTGGCAGAGGGGATGGTTATCGCTATAGAGCCGATGATTAATTTGGGAAAACGTTATGTTTTTCAGGATTCCGACGGTTGGACCGTCCGTACCCGCGACCGGATGCCGTCTGCTCATTTCGAGCATACAGTAGCAGTGGGGAAACACGGGGCAGATATCTTATCCTCGTTTGAGTTTGTAGAGAAAGAACTAAGCAGATTGTAA
- the rpsE gene encoding 30S ribosomal protein S5, with product MEQKINNTDLELKDRLVAINRVTKVTKGGRTFSFAAIVVVGNENGIVGWGLGKANEVTTAIAKGVEAAKKNLIKVPVLKGTIPHEQVARFGGAEVFMKPASSGTGLVAGGAMRAVLESVGVRDVLAKSKGSSNPHNLVKATIAALKEMRDARAVARQRNVSMDKVFNG from the coding sequence ATGGAACAGAAAATAAATAATACAGACCTGGAATTGAAAGACAGATTGGTAGCTATTAACCGTGTGACTAAAGTTACTAAGGGAGGTAGAACCTTCAGCTTTGCTGCGATTGTTGTTGTCGGAAACGAAAACGGTATTGTCGGCTGGGGCTTGGGAAAGGCCAATGAAGTAACTACCGCTATTGCAAAAGGCGTTGAAGCTGCTAAGAAAAATCTGATAAAAGTGCCTGTTTTAAAAGGTACGATTCCTCATGAGCAAGTGGCTCGTTTTGGCGGAGCCGAAGTATTTATGAAACCGGCTTCTTCCGGTACCGGTCTTGTGGCCGGAGGTGCTATGCGTGCCGTTCTGGAAAGTGTCGGTGTTCGGGATGTGCTGGCAAAAAGTAAAGGTTCATCGAACCCGCACAACCTGGTGAAAGCAACAATTGCTGCATTGAAAGAAATGAGAGATGCGCGTGCTGTTGCCCGGCAGAGAAATGTCAGCATGGATAAAGTGTTTAATGGTTAA
- the rpsM gene encoding 30S ribosomal protein S13, translating to MARIVGVDLPSNKRGEIALTYIFGIGRSSARTILSKAGIDFDTKVKDWNDDQLAAVRKVINAEYKVEGELRSSVQMNIKRLMDIGCYRGIRHRIGLPVRGQSTKNNARTRKGKKKTVANKKKATK from the coding sequence ATGGCAAGAATCGTAGGTGTAGATTTACCCTCAAACAAAAGAGGTGAAATAGCCTTGACCTATATTTTCGGTATAGGTAGAAGTAGTGCCCGGACCATTCTGAGTAAGGCCGGCATCGATTTTGACACTAAGGTGAAAGACTGGAACGACGATCAGCTCGCAGCTGTACGAAAAGTGATTAATGCAGAGTACAAAGTTGAAGGAGAGTTGAGATCAAGCGTTCAGATGAACATCAAACGACTGATGGATATCGGTTGCTACCGTGGAATCCGTCATCGTATCGGACTGCCCGTAAGAGGACAGAGTACAAAGAACAATGCCCGTACACGTAAGGGTAAGAAGAAAACTGTTGCTAACAAGAAAAAGGCGACTAAATAA